GTAAGATAGAAATATTTGATCAAGAAAATTGTACCACAATGCCACAGGCCCATACTAACTGTCCTTAATTTCTCTCCTACAGCAGTACTGCTTTGCCAGTCCTGTACTGCACTCTGTTAAGGGTGCAGCAACTCATCCTGTGTAGGTTATGGTGAACACACAAGTGTGCACTTTTCAGTTTGGTCAGGGTCTACTGCTGCTGTGGGGACACAAAGCAGCCCAACAATGATAAACTTAAGCCCCAAAGTTATTGTTTTATCATATATAATTTTTGTTATATATATCCCCCATTTGGACATCTCCTAGTGATATGAAAGAAGTGTGATTTTTAACCATTACTTTTTAACTTGAACAATCACAGTATTTATGTCTGGACAGTTGGGCCGTCCCCATTTTTGTATCTCCTGAAGTAGCCTCCGCTCAAAATTTTTTAGTGGCCCCTGAAAAACCTCAATCATttagctttaaaaaataaaaataaatgatgagTAATTTGGCAGCTGGATCCCAGTCCAACTTTAATTGCACCCCTGTAGATTGAGGCCAAGCTCCAGGATTCTCTCTATATTTGAGTGCCGTAAATCAATGCAACACAGGTGGTAtacttatgtgtgtgagttccTACCCTTTCCAAAGTGTTACTAATGGTAAAGAGAAATTTTCTAGGCTTCTTTTCTGCCGGTTGAAGTCTGACTGCAGAAGGACCCTTGGCACTGAAAGTGTACGTATTCTGGAGAGCACAGCCCAGGACCCCTGCATCAGTGATGGCTTTACCTTCTCCTTTGTCTCCTTAAACGAACACAGAGCAACCACAGCTCATCTATGTatctgcttgtttttttttttcttccctaaGACTGCTATGTCTGTATGTAAGAAAGAGAGGAAACGTTTGTATCTgtagggctttttttttttcattgtgaTTCACATGTAAAGCCAACGGAAAGTAATGATCTATTCATTTGGTTTTAGAGTCAGGGTTAGCTGGCTGTGTATTGTGCTTGCTGTGTTTCTACGACAGTTGGTCCCAAGTCCACAGCCTAACGTATGTCCGGTTTTGTTGTTGGTGCTCTTTCGCGCAGGGGGCAAAACGCCAGACCCAAAGATGCAAGTGAGGTCGTACATGGACGTCATGAAGGAGCAGCACCTGACCAAAGAGGAGGTTTGTTCTTGACGGTCTTATCCAAACTGTAGAAGTCAGGTTTACATCAAGGAAAAGACCAAAATATTGATGACCTGTGAATTGACTGTGGCTGTATGCTTGCCCTCCTCCAGAAAGACATCCGACAGCAGATGGCAGAGAAGGCGAAAACGGGGGACCTGAAGGCAGTGAAtggctccgccgccgccgccgcagccaaGCGTAAACGTCGTTGGGACCAGACGGCTGAAGCGAACCAaacacccaccaacaccacgCCCAAGAAGATGTCCAGCTGGGACCAGGCGGACTCCACCGCAGAGGTGACTGGCCTGATCTAATCAAATCAGAACAATTGCTTGATCCATGCAGGAACAAGGGATGGGGGTTTTGTTTTCTTGCTCTGGACTTTATTGGGTTGTGGTATATACTTGTACTACTTTCAAAAGATTGCAACAGTCGAATATCTTTTTGTCTTGCAGCAAACACCAGGGCATACCCCTGCACACACCCCCTCCAACAGTCGCTGGGACGAGACCCCCGGTCGGGCCAAAGGCAGCGAGACTCCAGGCGCCACCCCTAGCACTCGCATGTGGGACCCCACTCCAAGCCACACACCGGCCGGCGCTGCCACCCCCGGGAGGGACACCCCGGGGCACGCTACGCCCGGCCACGGAGGAGCCACGGGCAGCGTCCGCAAAAACCGCTGGGACGAAACCCCCAAGACGGAGCGCGAGACCCCCGGGCACGGGAGTGGATGGGCCGACACCCCCCGCACAGACCGTGGAGACGAGTCGGTGGGGGAGACGCCCACCCCAGGCGCCAGTAAGAGGAAGTCGCGTTGGGACGAGACGCCCGCCAGTCAGATGGGATCCTCAACCCCAATGCTCACCCCGGGGAAGACGCCCATTGGAACACCGGCCATGAACATGGCAACCCCCACACCAGGTAAACCAAAGTTTCAGTCCTCCGTCTGTGGAAGCTGTGGTTATTACGGGCTGTGTCTTATGCCTTATTGTGTTGTCTCCAGGTCACCTGATGAGTATGACCCCAGAGCAGCTGCAAGCCTGGAGGTGGGAAAGAGAAATTGACGAGAGGAACAGGCCCCTTACGGATGAGGAGCTAGATGCCATGTTTCCAGAGGGCTACAAGGtacattttatttagaaatATCAATACAACTCCTTAAATGATACTGTGAAATACAATTAAAGTCTTATTTTTCTGTAACTtattaaaaccttttttttccccatttCTTTCTCCCGTAGGTGTTGCCTCCTCCAGCAGGCTACGTGCCCATCCGCACCCCGGCCCGCAAACTGTCTGCCACTCCCACTCCCATCGGGGGCATGACCGGCTTCCACATGCAGACGGAGGACCGCTCCATGAAGCAGATCAACGACCAGCCCTCCGGAAACCTCCCCTTCCTCAAGCCAGACGATATACAGTACTTCGACAAACTTCTTGTGAGTACTGCATCTTCATTTCAGCTCACAGATTGTGATCCAGACGTCTGTCATGTTAATTGGAGGTTCCTGATTTTAATTGCATGGTTGTAATGCGTTCGCgtcaggtggaggtggacgAGTCCACGCTGAGCCccgaggagcagaaggagaggaagatcaTGAAGCTCCTGCTGAAGATAAAGAACGGCACCCCCCCTATGAGAAAGGTCAGTGTCTCTCTTGAACGCTACACTTGAGACTCTGTAGTAAGCTATTGGTTATGCTGCTGTGTGCCTCAGCCAGAAACATGAAACGTTCATCATGCATGAGTCATTTACAATTCACTAATGACATTCTTTGGGTTTGCAGGCGGCGCTGCGACAGATCACAGACAAGGCTCGAGAGTTTGGAGCTGGCCCCCTCTTCAACCAGATCCTCCCTCTGCTCATGTCCCCCACCCTAGAGGACCAAGAGCGCCATCTGCTGGTCAAAGTCATCGACCGTATTCTCTACAAACTGGACGACCTGGTTCGACCCTATGTGCACAAGGTAGGTTATGAATCCTCTGAGGTTGTAAGTACAAAAAATCGGGGTACTTGTGGATGTTCTATAACTTAACTGATCTGAATTTGTTTCTACCAGATCCTGGTGGTGATTGAGCCCCTTCTGATTGATGAGGACTACTATGCCAGAGTGGAGGGCAGGGAAATCATCTCTAACTTGGCAAAGGTATGGAACAGTCATTCATCCCTCTTAATTCATGGTCCAGGTTCAATGTAATGTAAGAGGCCAACATGGTTTGTGCGAATCATTCTCGCCTGTTCGACCCCTCCATGGTCAGATCAGGGCTAGTACTTCGCTAGAGAGACGCCCACACGAGAGCTAGCAGAGAAGGCTCCCATGTCCCTCTGTTCTCACCCTGCACCCGTTGGCCACATTACACAAACCAGTATAACACTTGGCTACCATCATGTGATTCCATCACCGGAAGCGCGTACTATAACCAGCCCTGCATATGGTATTCAATCCTTGCATCtgtattaatattatttcaACAACCCCCAAATGAAACCCTTTCTTCTCTGACCCGTTTTGCGTGCAGGCTGCCGGCCTGGCCACCATGATCTCCACCATGCGACCCGACATTGACAACATGGATGAGTACGTCAGAAACACCACCGCCAGGGCCTTCGCCGTGGTGGCGTCAGCCCTGGGCATCCCCTCGCTGCTGCCCTTCCTCAAAGCCGTGTGCAAGAGCAAAAAGTCCTGGCAGGCCCGACACACGGGCATCAAGATCGTGCAGCAAATCGCCATCCTCATGGGCTGCGCAATCCTGCCCCATCTCCGTAGCTTGGTCGAGATCATCGAGCACGGTGAGCGCCCGGGGCCCACCCAGCGGTGGAACAACAGGTTGTCTCATAAAGGGCAATGTATGGTGATGCACTCTGGTATATACTGCGTGCCCTGACTGGCCTTGTGTTTGTGGTCCCAGGTCTGGTGGACGAGCAGCAGAAAGTCAGGACCATCAGCGCTCTGGCCATTGCTGCCCTGGCGGAGGCGGCCACTCCATACGGTATCGAGTCCTTCGACTCGGTCCTCAAGCCCCTCTGGAAGGGTATCAGACAGCACAGAGGAAAGGTAGCATCAAAGCTCTCGAGGGACCTTATCAACCGTAGCCTTTTAGTGTTATAGGATGAACTGTTACAACTGGTCATAGAAATATGCAAGATCATCACCCAGCGCTAAGCCTGTGAGTGGCTATAGTGTGTATAATTGCTTGCTAAAGACTCTCCTCTTTGAGGGCTGTTGCTGTCAGGAGAATGGTTCGATGTGAGACCGCTATATTCTGCTGCCAGTATCGGACAAACGTTGcatcattatttatatttaccTTTCAACTGAGTGAAGACTACCGTTGACACCATTTCCTCTGCCTGTTTTCAGGGTCTGGCAGCCTTCCTGAAGGCTATTGGCTACCTGATCCCCTTGATGGATGCCGAGTACGCCAACTACTACACCAGGGAGGTGATGTTGATCCTCATCAGAGAGTTCCAGTCCCCCGATGAGGAAATGAAAAAGATTGTGCTCAAGGTAAGGTGGAGTATTCGATAATGACTGATTTGATGATCTGCGAATCATTCTCGCCTGTTCGACCCCTCCATGGTCAGATCAGGGCTAGTACTTCGCTAGAGAGACGCCCACACGAGAGCTAGCAGAGAAGGCTCCCATGTCCCTCTGTTCTCACCCTGCACCCGTTGGCCACAATTCTAGAGCCACTCCTGATGACATGATGGTATATTTTTGTATGTTCCGGCTCTGACCTGAGCTTTTTGTCCTGTCCCCAGGTGGTGAAGCAGTGCTGTGGAACTGATGGTGTAGAGGCCAACTACATCAAGACAGAGATCCTGCCCCCCTTCTTCAAACACTTTTGGCAACACAGAATGGCTCTCGACAGACGTAACTACAGACAGGCAAGTTACAGTAAACCTTGATATAATAAACCTTGTATAAACTAAATTTATCTTGGAGAAAATGCACAAACTGAGTATTTTCATCCACGCTTTGTGAATGACCCCGGTCTGTTGTATTCCGTCCGCTCCAACAGCTGGTGGACACCACGGTTGAGCTGGCCAACAAGGTGGGCGCGGCGGAGATCATCTCGCGTATCGTGGATGACCTGAAGGACGAGGCGGAGCAGTACAGGAAGATGGTGATGGAGACCATTGAGAAGATCATGGGCAACCTGGGCGCCGCCGACATCGACCACAagctggaggagcagctcaTCGACGGCATCCTGTACGCCTTCCAGGAACAGACCACAGAAGTGAGTGTTATCTAATGCTCAGTAGCTGCCTTGGGGACAAGGACTATGCATTAGGTGGTTAATCATGTAAAGGGACCCGCAGAGCTTTGATTTATCTTTTAAACAATTTTGGGCCTGTAGTTACTCTTTGGAACCATGCTGTGTGCACTTTCGGAAAGTGTGTAGCATCACTGCACTATACAGCCCAGGGAAAGCAGAGCCTTGTCACTCATTGCTGTGCCGTTCCCCCAGGATTCTGTGATGCTGAACGGTTTTGGCACCGTGGTGAATGCCCTGGGGAAGCGCGTGAAGCCATACCTGCCTCAGATCTGCGGTACAGTGCTGTGGCGTCTCAACAACAAGTCGGCCAAAGTGCGGCAGCAGGCCGCCGACCTCATCTCTCGTACCGCCGTGGTCATGAAGACCTGTCAGGAGGTACGGCCCACTGTGACGAGGTTTGACTCTGAAGTCAGGAGAAGGTATGGtaggaattgttttctgaaccTGTGTCATCTCCTTTGCAGGAGAAACTGATGGGTCACTTGGGAGTGGTGCTGTACGAGTACCTGGGAGAAGAGTATCCAGAGGTGCTCGGTAGCATCCTGGGAGCCCTGAAGGCCATCGTGAACGTCATCGGTACGTCCCATGCTGGTCTTGCCAACTCTCGTCATCTGTGGTTCATTGATGTCCCTCAAAGAAGTCCTCGTATAAAAATGACTGTCCTCTCCGTGGACATCTAGTGATGAGTGGCTCTGTCGTTCTAGGTATGCACAAGATGactccaccaatcaaagacCTGCTCCCACGTCTGACGCCCATCCTAAAGAATAGGCACGAGAAGGTGCAGGAGAATTGTATTGACCTGGTGGGCCGAATTGCTGACCGGTAAGTGTGTTAAGGATTGAAAATGATGTGGCTGACTGATGAATGACCGTGAAGTCCGTCCTAAGGCCTCCCACTTGAAGAGGTCAATGTTAAGAAccctgtgtttctgttttataGTGGAGCAGAGTACGTATCTGCCAGGGAGTGGATGAGGATCTGCTTtgagctgctggagctgctcaAGGCTCACAAGAAGGCCATCCGCAGAGCCACAGTCAACACCTTTGGTTACATCGCCAAGGCCAttgggtgagtgtgtgcagaACCACACTAGCAGGCACTTGCCATCTAGATTAAGCCATTAGCTTCAAGTCATTGTTACTGACCTTACATGGCCCCACCTCCCACAGCCCCCATGATGTCCTCGCCACCCTGCTCAACAACCTGAAGGTGCAGGAGCGACAGAACCGTGTGTGCACCACCGTGGCCATCGCCATCGTCGCCGAGACTTGCTCTCCCTTCACCGTGCTACCGGCGCTCATGAACGAGTACCGTGTGCCCGAACTTAACGTGCAGAACGGTGTTCTCAAGTCGCTGTCCTTCTTGTTTGAATACATCGGGGAGATGGGGAAGGACTACATCTATGCAGTCACGCCCCTGCTGGAGGATGCACTCATGGACAGGTATGGCCCTGGATTGCCTGAACTGACTAGCCTGTACTACCATGTTTAAGAATTGAAATGTGGGCTAACATGTTGCCTCCAATAGAAATGAAATTGCGCAAATTGACCAGCACTAAGTCAGCTGTCCGGGTATCAGTGCCCGGTTCAGTGTTACAGTGCTGGGAGAGGAAGCCCTGTAACTGCGACGGTTCTGCCGCCTCTGTTTTAGAGCTGGCTCTGCCGAAGCGTTGCAGGGTTCGACCCAACGAGAGTGGCCTGCGCTGAAACCCAGCGGCTCAGGCCTAGTGTCGggtcacacaaaaaaataaataaaggagacGCGTTCCCCAAAACATTCAAAATTGTTACCAGCCAAGGCATCTCGTCAGGCCTTATGATAtttaattgcaaaatataaaGTGCTGAGCGTTGTTCTGTTTTCCCCCCTTGGCAGAGACCTGGTCCACAGGCAGACAGCGAGCGCTGTGGTGCAGCACATGTCGCTGGGCGTCTATGGCTTTGGCTGCGAAGACTCCCTCAACCATCTGCTCAACTACGTGTGGCCCAATGTCTTTGAGACATCGCCCCACGTCATCCAGGCTGTCATGGGCGCCCTAGAGGGCCTGAGGGTAGCCATCGGGCCCTGCCGAATGCTCCAGTATTGCCTACAGGTAAGACCAAGAAGCCTGCTCATTGGCGGGGAATTGGATCTCAGAGCTAAAGCTTTTCAGTGGGCCAAGCTTCGCTGGCTGTACTTTACTGTAAAGTAAAAATGTTGATGTTTGGTGAGCAAGTGTTGCTGTAGGGCGGTATTATGTAGTGCAGGTTCGGTCCAGGGGCGTCCACAGCCTATACTTCTTATTTCATGGTCACGGTTCAACATCATGTAAGAGGACCACATGGTTCATGCGAATCATTCTCGCCTGTTCGACCCCTCCATGGTCAGATCAGGGCTAGTACATCGCTAGAGAGACGCCCACACGAGAGCTAGCAGAGAAGGCTCCCATGTCCCTCTGTTCTCACCCTGCACCCGTTGGCCACATTACACAGCCCAGGTTAAAGCTTGGCTACCAGTAGCACGTACTATAACAAACCGTGCATATGTCTGGTATTCAATGCTTGCATCTGAATTTACCTTTTAACCGTTACTATTATTTGAAAATATTAAACCAATTTGTTCAACCACCCTTTCTTCTTTGACCCGTTTTGAGTGCCGGGTGCCGGCCTGGCCACCATGATCTGCCTTGGTTTTTCGTAATCCATAACGCTTTGTCTCTCCCAGGGTCTGTTCCACCCAGCCAGGAAAGTGAGGGACGTCTATTGGAAGATCTACAACTCCATCTACATCGGCTCCCAGGACGCCCTCATCGCCCACTACCCACAGGTGTACAACGATGAGAAGAACCCCTTTGTCCGCTGCGAGCTGGAATACGTCTTGTAAATAGAAACTCACTTCTCCTTTCGCTCCATCAGCCTCATTCCTATTCACTCGTCACCCGTCCCACAATACCCACCGTATAATCCTGTTTGATATGGACATGGTTCTCTTTTTAAATAGTTTGTCGACAATCCCATTCAAAACTCTTCAGTATGTGTTGCCTGGCACCTATATCTTTTTGTATTGGTTAAATTAATGGAATTAAGACAAAATTCATCTGTATGTATCTTGTTTTGAACATGTTTCTGTTTTCGGTAAGGAATGTCATATGAGGGCTTGAGGTAGCTATGGTTGAGCAATCATCCAATTATCCAGCATTGTCCAATTGTTTTTAAATATCCCAAGCTTTTTCTTCTGTGCATTGGTAGGCTTCTACTGGCTGCTCCCTCCATTAGACTTCCACACACTGTTCTTATGAGACTGTTGCTTTATTTGAATGAATAAAATCTGTACAAAATTTGGTTTTGACTGATTTATTTAACATAACTACCCACTTTTTCCGATGTTTCCAGGAATGATATACGTAGTTGCTCAGGAATCAATTAATAAATGCATAGAAACTTTAAGCTGGTCTTCCCTTGTACGTACATGGGGATTAACGTAGATGTGGCGTCCCTGACTGTCATTTACTTGACGGCTGTCCTCTAAGAACGGACCAGGGTCAATAGGGTAATTTTTCTGTTATATTTTAACGGTGATGCATGACATTGCTTGGTCGACAGCAATGTGGAAATCCTTTCTCAGGATTGAGGTTTCATGAACGTGAAAAAGCATTCTCAATTCTGCATTCGGTATTTAACGTATGCCAGTTGTCTTGAGTGCCATCACGCCGATCCCGTTGTCCCCCTTTTCTCGGCCAAGACAACATCCAGATAAGGAAAGGCCGTAGGGGTTGAGTGGGAGGCTGTTTCAGTGGCCTTGTTTAAAACAAGCTCATCCTCGTTTACGGCTGAACCAAGCTCCTGAATGGGGAGACGATGTGTGCCTCTGTATGAATCTACTAAAGCATGACCTGTTTTTACAATATTGCGCATTCCAGACGTTGGCGGAAAAGCTAAAATTTTCTATATGCCTACCGCTTTCTCAAGATGTCTACTGCCCCAGACTGTTCTGAAAGTACGAGTtctcaagaccccccccccaccccaggctGCTCCGTTCTCTCTTGTCTGAGGTCAAATCATGCGGATGGTGATTATTAATGGTCAACCATCACGCTCACCCATCCCAGTGAGTCTAGCCTGCGTTACAGATTCCTCATCACAGAAGTCAGACGTGAGTggggacccccctcccccaacttcACAAACGACACAATGCAGGACCCTCCCCCACGCTTCCTATCCAAAGTGAGGCCAACATGCTTCGACCCAGATATTCTCCTAGCAGCTGCCACCCATGCATGGGATTCTCTGCTCGTGTTCTTATTCAAGCATGTTAACAAATGTGGTCTAGATTCCAAAACCTGTGGTTAAATAAGGTCAAATCTCCCCCGGACGGATgtgtaattgtgtttgtgtggggcaGTTTCCTTCCCTTTATTAATGTGTTTTAGTCATTTATTTTACATATGTATTGAGTCAATATGAGGATGTGTCCTAATGTGTCAAAATACTTTCTTAAAATCATTGCAAAGACGTATATGTTGCTATGTAAATGATGTCTTTCGAAAACGGATAAGGAAAAGATCATGCTCCTGCTGAAGAATCCGATCAGATCTGGGGAATGCCGCTCAGTGTATCTTCTGAATACATGTGCATTGCTTTGACCCGGTTTTAGTTTCTCCGATGGGTGGCAGCAACGCGAAGCTTGTTCATCGATGCAGCGGGcaccacacactctctttcAATTCTGCatctgagaggaggagaggaacatgCACTTCCTGTGCAATGTGTGCTCAATTGAGTTCACTCCACTTCTTTCGTAGCGTGGAAATAGTTTTTTCCGGTTCTGCGTAGAGGGGGAAGTGGTACTGGTGTATAGTTTGGAAAAACGAAGAGCTACTTTTCAACCGCCATAAATGTGGATTGTTTACATCAGTCGGAAGAGCCGTTCCTCCTTCCCCGCCTCCCTCCGAGCTCAGCC
The window above is part of the Gadus morhua chromosome 20, gadMor3.0, whole genome shotgun sequence genome. Proteins encoded here:
- the sf3b1 gene encoding splicing factor 3B subunit 1 isoform X1, giving the protein MAKIAKTHEDIEAQILEIQGMKAALLEEGEQGVGLDSTGFFDQEIYGGSDSRFTGYVTSIAANEQEDDDEEDSSTSLLGQKKPGYHAPVAILNAIPQSEEQYDPFAEHRPAKIADREDEYKGRRRQMIISPERLDPFADGGKTPDPKMQVRSYMDVMKEQHLTKEEKDIRQQMAEKAKTGDLKAVNGSAAAAAAKRKRRWDQTAEANQTPTNTTPKKMSSWDQADSTAEQTPGHTPAHTPSNSRWDETPGRAKGSETPGATPSTRMWDPTPSHTPAGAATPGRDTPGHATPGHGGATGSVRKNRWDETPKTERETPGHGSGWADTPRTDRGDESVGETPTPGASKRKSRWDETPASQMGSSTPMLTPGKTPIGTPAMNMATPTPGHLMSMTPEQLQAWRWEREIDERNRPLTDEELDAMFPEGYKVLPPPAGYVPIRTPARKLSATPTPIGGMTGFHMQTEDRSMKQINDQPSGNLPFLKPDDIQYFDKLLVEVDESTLSPEEQKERKIMKLLLKIKNGTPPMRKAALRQITDKAREFGAGPLFNQILPLLMSPTLEDQERHLLVKVIDRILYKLDDLVRPYVHKILVVIEPLLIDEDYYARVEGREIISNLAKAAGLATMISTMRPDIDNMDEYVRNTTARAFAVVASALGIPSLLPFLKAVCKSKKSWQARHTGIKIVQQIAILMGCAILPHLRSLVEIIEHGLVDEQQKVRTISALAIAALAEAATPYGIESFDSVLKPLWKGIRQHRGKGLAAFLKAIGYLIPLMDAEYANYYTREVMLILIREFQSPDEEMKKIVLKVVKQCCGTDGVEANYIKTEILPPFFKHFWQHRMALDRRNYRQLVDTTVELANKVGAAEIISRIVDDLKDEAEQYRKMVMETIEKIMGNLGAADIDHKLEEQLIDGILYAFQEQTTEDSVMLNGFGTVVNALGKRVKPYLPQICGTVLWRLNNKSAKVRQQAADLISRTAVVMKTCQEEKLMGHLGVVLYEYLGEEYPEVLGSILGALKAIVNVIGMHKMTPPIKDLLPRLTPILKNRHEKVQENCIDLVGRIADRGAEYVSAREWMRICFELLELLKAHKKAIRRATVNTFGYIAKAIGPHDVLATLLNNLKVQERQNRVCTTVAIAIVAETCSPFTVLPALMNEYRVPELNVQNGVLKSLSFLFEYIGEMGKDYIYAVTPLLEDALMDRDLVHRQTASAVVQHMSLGVYGFGCEDSLNHLLNYVWPNVFETSPHVIQAVMGALEGLRVAIGPCRMLQYCLQGLFHPARKVRDVYWKIYNSIYIGSQDALIAHYPQVYNDEKNPFVRCELEYVL
- the sf3b1 gene encoding splicing factor 3B subunit 1 isoform X2, whose product is MQVRSYMDVMKEQHLTKEEKDIRQQMAEKAKTGDLKAVNGSAAAAAAKRKRRWDQTAEANQTPTNTTPKKMSSWDQADSTAEQTPGHTPAHTPSNSRWDETPGRAKGSETPGATPSTRMWDPTPSHTPAGAATPGRDTPGHATPGHGGATGSVRKNRWDETPKTERETPGHGSGWADTPRTDRGDESVGETPTPGASKRKSRWDETPASQMGSSTPMLTPGKTPIGTPAMNMATPTPGHLMSMTPEQLQAWRWEREIDERNRPLTDEELDAMFPEGYKVLPPPAGYVPIRTPARKLSATPTPIGGMTGFHMQTEDRSMKQINDQPSGNLPFLKPDDIQYFDKLLVEVDESTLSPEEQKERKIMKLLLKIKNGTPPMRKAALRQITDKAREFGAGPLFNQILPLLMSPTLEDQERHLLVKVIDRILYKLDDLVRPYVHKILVVIEPLLIDEDYYARVEGREIISNLAKAAGLATMISTMRPDIDNMDEYVRNTTARAFAVVASALGIPSLLPFLKAVCKSKKSWQARHTGIKIVQQIAILMGCAILPHLRSLVEIIEHGLVDEQQKVRTISALAIAALAEAATPYGIESFDSVLKPLWKGIRQHRGKGLAAFLKAIGYLIPLMDAEYANYYTREVMLILIREFQSPDEEMKKIVLKVVKQCCGTDGVEANYIKTEILPPFFKHFWQHRMALDRRNYRQLVDTTVELANKVGAAEIISRIVDDLKDEAEQYRKMVMETIEKIMGNLGAADIDHKLEEQLIDGILYAFQEQTTEDSVMLNGFGTVVNALGKRVKPYLPQICGTVLWRLNNKSAKVRQQAADLISRTAVVMKTCQEEKLMGHLGVVLYEYLGEEYPEVLGSILGALKAIVNVIGMHKMTPPIKDLLPRLTPILKNRHEKVQENCIDLVGRIADRGAEYVSAREWMRICFELLELLKAHKKAIRRATVNTFGYIAKAIGPHDVLATLLNNLKVQERQNRVCTTVAIAIVAETCSPFTVLPALMNEYRVPELNVQNGVLKSLSFLFEYIGEMGKDYIYAVTPLLEDALMDRDLVHRQTASAVVQHMSLGVYGFGCEDSLNHLLNYVWPNVFETSPHVIQAVMGALEGLRVAIGPCRMLQYCLQGLFHPARKVRDVYWKIYNSIYIGSQDALIAHYPQVYNDEKNPFVRCELEYVL